Proteins from one Agelaius phoeniceus isolate bAgePho1 chromosome 10, bAgePho1.hap1, whole genome shotgun sequence genomic window:
- the LAMP3 gene encoding lysosome-associated membrane glycoprotein 3 — MGRSAWQLISLTLACAFSSCFAEVALGVELSPETTSFHQMATSAQSLSFYHSSPHQSTTVHLASTDPLQTTPTSHRTIEQTREQLQAASAAGQPTAGAAAPSPAPADSPSTAGQTAAPAMPSLTAAAKNTTSAPVSSTRHGTGPLVSTGTAAVATNTSLKQETASTQGTAASTATSTPRAGPSTRSRRQTTATGDPTATAVTNTTGTHAGTQTAHTSPASTVRPSPTPEPSAIPTGTYTISDGNGTCVKAVMGLQLMGRNTQQEQMEYVTVNPNMTKISGSCGMVQSELNLTFSGGFVNITFVKQAPSYSVTKIESRIQLSSEGMLYYAALNEKLFTTKLGNSFKCASRQTFPLENNFQILFVHMQLQAFDIVGDQFGKEEECFLDRNGKVAPIAVCLSILGLFVIVFATFLISRRKPQRGYERI, encoded by the exons ATGGGGAGGAGCGCATGGCAGCTCATCTCGCTGACCCTCGCCTGTG cattttcctcctgctttgctGAAGTGGCCCTGGGGGTTGAACTGTCTCCAGAAACCACATCCTTCCACCAAATGGCTACTTCTGCTCAGTCGCTTTCCTTTTATCATTCCTCGCCCCATCAAAGCACCACAGTTCATCTTGCCAGCACAGACCCTCTTCAAACAACACCCACGAGCCACAGAACGATTGAGCAGAcaagggagcagctgcaggcagcatcAGCTGCAGGCCAGCCcacggcaggagcagcagcaccatccccagcccctgcagacaGCCCCAGCACGGCCGGCCAGACTGCGGCCCCGGCCATGCCCTCACTTACAGCTGCAGCCAAGAACACAacctctgcccctgtgtcctCCACCAGGCATGGCACGGGACCACTTGTGAGCACAGGAACTGCAGCAGTGGCCACCAACACCTCCCTGAAGCAGGAGACAGCGAGCACCCAGGGGACAGCTGCCAGCACGGCCACCAGCACGCCGAGGGCCGGGCCCAGCACACGGTCACGGAGACAAACAACAGCCACGGGTGATCCAACAGCCACGGCCGTGACCAACACAACAGGCACCCATGCAGGGACACAGACAGCCCACACGTCCCCTGCCAGCACAGTGAGACCCTCTCCCACCCCAGAGCCCTCTGCCATCCCCACAGGCACCTACACCATTTCTGATGGGAACGGGACCTGCGTCAAAGCCGTCATGGGCCTGCAGCTGATGGGCCGAAATACACAGCAG GAGCAGATGGAATATGTGACTGTCAACCCCAATATGACAAAGATATCTGGAAGCTGTGGGATGGTGCAGTCTGAGCTGAACTTAACTTTTAGTGGAGGATTTGTAAACATCACCTTTGTAAAG CAAGCTCCAAGTTACTCTGTCACTAAAATTGAGAGCAGAATACAGTTATCTTCTGAAG GTATGCTTTACTATGCAGCCCTAAATGAGAAGCTGTTCACAACAAAGCTGGGGAATTCCTTTAAGTGTGCCAGCAGGCAAACCTTCCCCTTGGAGAACAATTTCCAGATCCTCTTTGTTCATATGCAGCTGCAGGCCTTTGACATTGTGGGTGACCAGTTTGGAAAAG aagAAGAATGTTTTCTTGATAGAAACGGCAAAGTAGCTCCCATTGCAGTGTGCCTGAGTATCCTGGGATTGTTTGTCATTGTGTTTGCCACCTTCCTGATCTCCAGGAGGAAGCCACAGAGAGGATATGAACGCATCTGA